One Mixta gaviniae genomic window carries:
- a CDS encoding SMI1/KNR4 family protein, translating to MAIFTGTGIGETHIDNLAKKFSVTFPDDYSDFLKTYNGFRVKSPDYCNIPFNKVDNGFISFDVLFGHGVSNKYFDISTMNDELLDELSFVEHAVIIGADPGGNYYVLITEGGQSGVYYWDRTCLHLEDVKQDYSIADEDEEETQHLYLVASTFQQFFDMLAAQTIQQGMSVSQGL from the coding sequence GTGGCTATTTTTACTGGTACGGGCATCGGTGAGACGCATATTGATAATCTCGCCAAGAAATTTTCAGTTACTTTCCCCGACGATTACTCTGATTTTCTCAAAACATATAACGGGTTCAGGGTTAAGTCACCAGACTACTGCAATATTCCTTTCAATAAGGTTGACAATGGATTTATATCGTTCGATGTTCTGTTCGGTCATGGGGTGAGCAACAAGTATTTTGATATTTCCACCATGAATGACGAACTTCTTGATGAGCTATCATTCGTTGAACATGCTGTCATTATCGGTGCAGACCCTGGTGGTAATTACTATGTTTTGATAACTGAAGGCGGACAGTCAGGTGTCTATTACTGGGACAGAACCTGTTTACATCTGGAAGATGTTAAACAGGATTATTCGATTGCAGATGAAGATGAAGAAGAGACCCAGCACCTCTACTTAGTTGCCAGCACTTTCCAGCAGTTCTTTGATATGTTGGCGGCACAGACAATCCAGCAAGGAATGAGCGTTTCTCAGGGGTTATAA
- a CDS encoding DUF7716 domain-containing protein: MPLITIRKLLTNPQANPEGWLFLPPDSENWSLDTEGVFSTDGSDNEPGSDNHLPVQAKQDGWLETLDNATIEDIVDSAQEQLGTPSEEQLFQAFKYYFDNDAFIEF; encoded by the coding sequence ATGCCGTTAATCACGATTAGAAAGTTACTCACGAATCCGCAAGCAAATCCGGAAGGCTGGCTTTTCCTGCCACCTGATAGCGAAAACTGGTCGTTAGACACTGAAGGAGTTTTTTCTACAGATGGGAGTGATAACGAACCGGGTTCTGACAATCATCTTCCAGTACAAGCGAAGCAAGATGGTTGGCTTGAAACGTTGGACAATGCCACTATTGAAGATATTGTTGATAGCGCCCAGGAACAGTTAGGTACTCCAAGCGAAGAGCAGCTTTTTCAAGCGTTCAAATATTACTTCGATAATGATGCCTTCATAGAGTTTTGA